The Aquila chrysaetos chrysaetos chromosome 16, bAquChr1.4, whole genome shotgun sequence genome has a segment encoding these proteins:
- the CDCA8 gene encoding borealin gives MAPGRKKAGASARGRKLAAFLKDFDREVRSRVEQLRTNGQRLVKEAENLYNIEILRLPLALREMNWLDYLAKGGSKKVLEEAATADLEITEINKLTAEVIQTPLKIIKKVEKSKQDIEAIEEEAEPPLLPLAKKAKHDSQCLPELEAENVNPRTGKVKASTKKVPVSRSRRAPSARVKRMSKRSSKNNFITPATGRVLDVCARGGTSMVTPKFDSRIFRTPGLRTPAVNERVYTISANGSPLADSNDIFITVPVGGGESIRLTASDLTKKNLLHLNPEAQGSMKKLSVRLAQACSGAKTHR, from the exons ATGGCTCCCGGGCGAAAGAAGGCTGGCGCGAGCGCGCGCGGCAGGAAGCTGGCGGCCTTCCTGAAGGACTTCGACCGCGAGG TGAGGAGCCGGGTCGAGCAGCTGCGGACGAACGGGCAGCGCCTCGTCAAGGAGGCGGAGAACCTCTACAACATCGAGATCCTGCGGCTGCCGCTGGCGCTCCGCGAGATGAACTGGCTGGACTACCTCG CTAAAGGAGGAAGCAAAAAGGTGCTGGAAGAGGCAGCAACG GCAGACttggaaataacagaaataaacaagtTAACAGCAGAAGTTATCCAGACtcctttaaaaatcatcaaGAAAG TGGAAAAATCTAAACAAGATATTGAAGCTATTGAAGAAGAAGCAGAGCCTCCTTTGCTTCCTctagcaaagaaagcaaaacatgatAGCCAATGTCTTCCAGAGCTAGAAGCTGAAAATGTTAATCCAAGAACTGGAAAG GTGAAGGCATCCACTAAGAAAGTGCCAGTGTCCAGGAGCAGAAGAGCTCCTTCAGCAAGAGTGAAGCGCATGAGTAAAAG ATCAAGCAAAAACAACTTTATCACTCCAGCTACTGGTAGAGTTCTTGATGTCTGTGCTCGAGGAGGTACCTCTATGGTCACACCCAAATTTGATTCCAG aattttcaGGACACCGGGTTTGCGCACGCCCGCAGTAAATGAACGTGTTTACACCATCTCTGCCAATGGCAGCCCCCTTGCTGACAGCAATGATATCTTCATTACCGTCCCTGTTGGAGGAGGGGAG agcaTTCGTTTGACAGCAAGTGATTTGACCAAGAAGAATCTTCTTCATCTGAATCCGGAGGCCCAAGGAAGTATGAAGAAGCTATCA GTTCGTCTCGCACAAGCTTGCAGTGGTGCAAAAACCCATAGATGA
- the C16H1orf109 gene encoding uncharacterized protein C1orf109 homolog isoform X1, producing MAAAMAAMAAAVREWAAAAARQDAAWRAAMAAWAPLLVSLAGLAAQMRAAQRLAWGGSPLGPFGDLRERLWRKQRGAAEALLEQLGGRRAELRAVRDAVGAGVAAVLRLYEERAAELGLAAALRRGPRCPSLADALEGLQDVERHYRQLYLESKLLLLRIRCDSLADVEALPQSWERILARYKEDVVQDTLLKISLFVDNQRDLCCSPGS from the exons ATGGCGGCGGCGATGGCGGCGATGGCGGCGGCGGTGCGGGAgtgggcggcggcggcggcgcggcagGACGCGGCCTGGCGGGCGGCGATGGCCGCCTGGGCGCCGCTGCTGGTCTCGCTGGCCGGGCTGGCGGCGCAGATGCGGGCGGCGCAGCGGCTGGCGTGGGGCGGCTCGCCGCTGGGCCCCTTCGGCGACCTGCGGGAGCGGCTGTGGCGGAAGCAGCGCGGCGCGGCCGAGGcgctgctggagcagctcgGCGGCCGGcg GGCGGAGCTGCGGGCCGTGCGGGACGCCGTGGGGGCCGGCGTGGCCGCCGTGCTGCGGCTGTACGAGGAGCGGGCGGCGGAGCTGGGCCTGGCGGCGGCCCTGCGGCGCGGGCCGCGCTGCCCCTCGCTGGCTGACgcgctggaggggctgcaggacGTGGAGCGGCACTACCGGCAGCT GTACTTGGagagcaagctgctgctgctccgcATCCGCTGCGACAGCCTGGCAGACGTGGAGGCCCTCCCGCAGTCTTGGGAGAGGATTTTGGCGCGCTACAAGGAAGACGTCGTTCAAG ATACGCTTCTTAAGATCTCTCTGTTTGTGGACAACCAGCGAGACCTGTGCTGCTCACCAGGCTCCTGA
- the C16H1orf109 gene encoding uncharacterized protein C1orf109 homolog isoform X2 has translation MAAAMAAMAAAVREWAAAAARQDAAWRAAMAAWAPLLVSLAGLAAQMRAAQRLAWGGSPLGPFGDLRERLWRKQRGAAEALLEQLGGRRAELRAVRDAVGAGVAAVLRLYEERAAELGLAAALRRGPRCPSLADALEGLQDVERHYRQLKVLGEQAAAAPHPLRQPGRRGGPPAVLGEDFGALQGRRRSRYAS, from the exons ATGGCGGCGGCGATGGCGGCGATGGCGGCGGCGGTGCGGGAgtgggcggcggcggcggcgcggcagGACGCGGCCTGGCGGGCGGCGATGGCCGCCTGGGCGCCGCTGCTGGTCTCGCTGGCCGGGCTGGCGGCGCAGATGCGGGCGGCGCAGCGGCTGGCGTGGGGCGGCTCGCCGCTGGGCCCCTTCGGCGACCTGCGGGAGCGGCTGTGGCGGAAGCAGCGCGGCGCGGCCGAGGcgctgctggagcagctcgGCGGCCGGcg GGCGGAGCTGCGGGCCGTGCGGGACGCCGTGGGGGCCGGCGTGGCCGCCGTGCTGCGGCTGTACGAGGAGCGGGCGGCGGAGCTGGGCCTGGCGGCGGCCCTGCGGCGCGGGCCGCGCTGCCCCTCGCTGGCTGACgcgctggaggggctgcaggacGTGGAGCGGCACTACCGGCAGCT GAAGGTACTTGGagagcaagctgctgctgctccgcATCCGCTGCGACAGCCTGGCAGACGTGGAGGCCCTCCCGCAGTCTTGGGAGAGGATTTTGGCGCGCTACAAGGAAGACGTCGTTCAAG ATACGCTTCTTAA